Part of the Dehalococcoidia bacterium genome, TCATCTAAGGTTATATCCTGGCCACCAGAAACATTAAAAATCACACCCTTAGCACCATCAATTGGCATTTCAAGTAAAGGAGATGAAACAGCTCGTTCTGCAGCTTCAGTTGATCTATTTTCGCCTTCACTTTCACCAATACCCATCCATGCTGGTCCAGCATTTTCCATTATTGTCCTTACATCAGCAAAGTCAAGATTAATTTCACCTGGAACTAATATTAATTCAGCTATTGATTGAATACCAACCTTAAGAACATCATCAGCTAAACTAAACGCATCAGACATTGATAAATTATTTTCAGTCTGTAACAATCTATCATTAGGAACTACTATCAAGGTATCAACATACTTCTTTATATTTTCTATACCTTGCAAGGCAGCATCTAACCTTTGAGTTCCCTCAAAACCAAAAGGTTTAGTAACTACTCCAATAGTTAAAGCTCCGGAGCTTTTAGCTATTTCAGCAATGACAGGTGCAGCACCTGTTCCAGATCCTCCTCCCATTCCTGCAGCAACAAAAACCATATCGGCATCACTCATGTAATCTTTAATTTCAGATCTACTCTCTTCTGCAGATTGCTTACCTCTAGTAGGATCTCCACCTACACCCATTCCACGAGCTATTCTGTCACCAATCCTAATTTTCTCCGGAATTATTGAGTTTTCTAGGGCTTGATTATCAGTATTTACAGCGACAAATTGTATCCCAGATATAGTATCTTTATACATTCTGTTTATAGCGTTTCCACCACCACCACCTACACCAAAAACTTTAATATTAGCTGTTCCAAATCCAATTAATCTTTCTTGAACCATGACAATTTTCCTTAATTTTTATATATTAAATATTCAAAAAATTTTTGTTGATATTTAAATGTAAAATAAATAAAGAATTTATTAACGTTCAATTTAAAACGTATTTAAGGCATTTTTGAATATATATTTATTAATAAAATAAGGTTATTTTAAAAAAAATTGATTGATAATAATTTGGAGATAAAAAATGAATGGTTATGATGCTGTTGTTGATATATTAAAAAAAGAAGGATTTGAGTGGATAGCTTGTTTTCCTGCTAATCCACTAATTGAAGCTGCCGGTAAGGGTGGACTTAAACCAAT contains:
- the ftsZ gene encoding cell division protein FtsZ — encoded protein: MVQERLIGFGTANIKVFGVGGGGGNAINRMYKDTISGIQFVAVNTDNQALENSIIPEKIRIGDRIARGMGVGGDPTRGKQSAEESRSEIKDYMSDADMVFVAAGMGGGSGTGAAPVIAEIAKSSGALTIGVVTKPFGFEGTQRLDAALQGIENIKKYVDTLIVVPNDRLLQTENNLSMSDAFSLADDVLKVGIQSIAELILVPGEINLDFADVRTIMENAGPAWMGIGESEGENRSTEAAERAVSSPLLEMPIDGAKGVIFNVSGGQDITLDEVTSASEVIKSRVHPDANIIFGSVTNPRLNGKIKITVIATGFPVLVDDDFIDRNIKQEGVSIDDLEVPPFLRKHPGALRRLRSGTL